The Trichosurus vulpecula isolate mTriVul1 chromosome 4, mTriVul1.pri, whole genome shotgun sequence genome contains a region encoding:
- the LOC118849030 gene encoding olfactory receptor 10T2-like — translation MKRQNQSMITEFILVGFSSLGDLQILLFIIFLLVYLTTLMANATIMTVIRLDRALHTPMYFFLFILSCSETCYTLVIVPKMLTNLLSTDKTISFSGCAAQLYFFVGLACTNCFLIAVMGYDRYVAICNPLNYMLIVSRATCIQLVLASALCGFIISVVVNILVFSLPFCASNRINHFFCDISPVIKLGCTDTNMKEMVIFFLSILVLLVPFVLIFISYVFIVSTILKISSAEGQRKAFATCISHLTVVIVHYGCASFIYLRPTSLYSSDKDRLVAVTYTVITPMLNPLVYTLRNKEVKTALIKVLSRYSFPKSV, via the coding sequence ATGAAGAGACAGAACCAGAGTATGATCACTGAATTCATCCTTGTGGGCTTCTCAAGTCTGGGTGACCTGCAGATTCTGCTCTTCATCATCTTCCTGCTGGTCTACCTGACCACCTTAATGGCCAATGCAACTATCATGACTGTCATTCGCCTGGACCGTGCCCTCCATACCCCtatgtatttctttctcttcatcctttcGTGCTCTGAGACCTGCTACACCTTGGTCATCGTCCCCAAGATGCTGACAAACCTGCTCTCTACTGACAagaccatttctttctctggttgtgcaGCCCAGCTCTACTTTTTTGTAGGCTTGGCTTGTACCAATTGCTTTCTGATCGCTGTGATGGGTTATGACCGCTACGTTGCCATCTGCAACCCTCTCAACTACATGCTCATTGTCAGCCGAGCAACTTGCATCCAGTTGGTGTTGGCCTCCGCCCTCTGTGGCTTCATTATCTCTGTGGTTGTCAACATCCTTGTGTTCAGCCTGCCCTTCTGTGCATCAAATCGGATCAACCACTTCTTCTGTGACATCTCTCCTGTCATCAAGCTGGGCTGCACTGACACAAATATGAAGGAGATGGTCATCTTCTTTCTCAGTATTTTGGTGTTATTGGTCCCCTTTGTGCTGATATTTATCTCCTATGTTTTCATTGTCTCCACCATCCTCAAGATCTCCTCAGCAGAGGGACAACGAAAAGCCTTTGCCACTTGCATTTCCCACCTCACTGTGGTCATCGTCCATTATGGCTGTGCTTCTTTCATCTACCTGCGCCCTACATCCCTTTATTCCTCAGACAAGGACCGATTGGTGGCAGTGACCTACACTGTGATAACTCCAATGCTCAACCCCCTTGTCTACACCCTAAGGAATAAGGAAGTAAAAACAGCCCTGATAAAGGTCCTAAGCAGATACTCATTTCCCAAAAGTGTATAA